The Chryseolinea soli genome contains a region encoding:
- a CDS encoding methylmalonyl-CoA mutase family protein: MQAAPSDKKQTLAGHQAPAPYKPKNKVRIVTAASLFDGHDAAINIMRRIIQATGVEVIHLGHDRSVEEVVNTAIQEDAQAIALTSYQGGHTEYFKFMYDLLQQKGAGHIKIFGGGGGVILPEEIKELMDYGVTRIYSPDDGRAMGLQGMINDLVEQSDFPTGETLSDEARQLASKNPVAIARLISAAENFHDRHQDVLNTLKTMAEKSQAPVLGITGTGGAGKSSMVDEIVRRFLIDFKDKTIGLISVDPSKRKTGGALLGDRIRMNAINNPRVFMRSLATRQSNLALSVYVKEAIQILKAANYDLIILETSGIGQSDTEILDHSNVSLYVMTPEYGAATQLEKIDMLDFADIIALNKFDKRGALDALRDVKKQYQRNHQLWDKKADDMPVFGTIASQFNDPGTNQLYKKVMDTITEKTGAPLQSSFHITPEMSEKIFVIPPHRTRYLSEISESNRAYDAWVTQQADVAEKLYALQKTRDTLGKEHEDIKKILLAEFDHIKLNLDPRNWKVLETWAGKVQQYKAPLFKFQVRDKEIAIQTHTESLSHTQVPKVSLPRYTGWGDLLRWNLQENVPGEFPYTAGIYPFKREGEDPTRMFAGEGGPERTNRRFHYVSQTMPAKRLSTAFDSVTLYGNDPDYRPDIYGKIGNSGVSICCLDDAKKLYSGFNLADPKTSVSMTINGPAPMLLAYFMNAAIDQQCELYIHQNNLEEEVKLKIAALYKGHESQRPAYQGPLPKGNDGLGLMLLGVTGDQVLPAEVYQKIKDYTLKQVRGTVQADILKEDQAQNTCIFSTEFALRLMGDVQQYFIDHQVRNFYSVSISGYHIAEAGANPITQLAFTLANGFTYVEYYLSRGMDINEFAPNLSFFFSNGIDPEYAVIGRVARRIWAKALKNKYGANARAQMLKYHIQTSGRSLHAQEIDFNDIRTTLQALYAIYDNCNSLHTNAYDEAITTPTEESVRRAMAIQLIINKELGLAKNENPIQGSFVIEELTDLVEEAVLTEFDRITERGGVLGAMETMYQRGKIQEESLYYETLKHTGEYPIIGVNTFLSSKGSPTIIPREVIRATSEEKEYQINMLRALHAQQKEGSRALHDVQDAAIQNKNIFEALMEAGKTCSLGQITKALFEVGGQYRRNM; this comes from the coding sequence ATGCAGGCAGCTCCCTCGGATAAGAAACAGACTTTGGCCGGACACCAGGCCCCAGCTCCCTATAAGCCCAAAAACAAAGTAAGGATCGTAACCGCTGCCAGCCTCTTCGACGGTCACGACGCGGCCATCAACATTATGCGCCGCATCATTCAAGCCACCGGCGTGGAGGTGATCCACCTGGGCCACGACCGCAGTGTAGAAGAAGTGGTGAACACCGCCATACAAGAAGATGCCCAAGCCATCGCCCTCACCAGCTATCAGGGCGGGCACACGGAATATTTCAAGTTCATGTACGACCTGCTTCAACAAAAAGGCGCAGGCCACATCAAGATCTTTGGCGGTGGCGGAGGCGTTATTCTCCCGGAAGAAATAAAGGAGCTGATGGACTATGGTGTCACCCGCATCTATTCCCCCGACGACGGTCGGGCCATGGGCCTGCAAGGTATGATCAACGACCTGGTGGAACAAAGTGATTTCCCCACCGGAGAAACCCTCAGCGATGAAGCCCGTCAGTTGGCCTCTAAAAATCCCGTAGCCATCGCACGGCTTATTTCCGCTGCAGAGAATTTCCACGATCGTCATCAGGATGTATTGAACACCCTAAAAACGATGGCGGAAAAATCGCAGGCTCCCGTGCTCGGCATCACCGGGACCGGAGGCGCGGGTAAGTCTTCTATGGTGGATGAGATCGTGCGTCGCTTCCTCATCGATTTCAAGGACAAGACCATTGGCCTCATTTCTGTTGATCCTTCAAAACGCAAGACCGGGGGCGCCCTGTTGGGTGACCGCATCCGCATGAACGCCATCAACAACCCGCGCGTGTTCATGCGCTCGCTGGCTACACGCCAAAGCAACCTGGCACTTTCTGTTTATGTGAAGGAAGCCATTCAAATTCTGAAGGCCGCAAACTATGACCTCATCATCCTGGAAACGTCAGGCATCGGTCAAAGTGATACGGAGATCCTGGATCACAGCAACGTGTCGCTCTATGTGATGACGCCCGAGTACGGCGCCGCCACCCAGCTCGAAAAGATCGACATGCTGGACTTTGCCGACATCATTGCGCTAAACAAATTCGACAAGCGCGGAGCACTGGACGCCTTGCGCGATGTGAAGAAACAATACCAACGCAACCACCAGCTTTGGGACAAGAAAGCCGACGACATGCCCGTGTTCGGCACCATCGCCTCCCAGTTCAACGACCCCGGTACCAATCAGCTCTACAAAAAAGTGATGGATACCATCACCGAAAAAACAGGCGCCCCTCTCCAATCTTCCTTCCACATCACACCGGAGATGTCGGAAAAAATATTTGTCATTCCGCCACACCGCACGCGCTACCTGAGCGAGATCTCCGAAAGCAATCGCGCCTATGACGCCTGGGTGACCCAACAAGCCGACGTCGCCGAAAAACTTTATGCTCTTCAAAAAACGCGCGATACACTCGGCAAAGAGCACGAAGACATCAAAAAAATATTGCTCGCCGAATTCGACCATATCAAACTGAACCTCGATCCCCGCAACTGGAAAGTGTTGGAGACGTGGGCGGGGAAAGTGCAACAATACAAAGCACCGCTTTTCAAATTCCAGGTGCGCGACAAAGAGATCGCCATTCAAACCCACACGGAATCCCTGTCGCACACCCAAGTGCCCAAGGTATCGCTGCCCCGCTACACGGGTTGGGGCGATTTGTTGCGCTGGAACTTACAAGAAAATGTTCCCGGAGAATTCCCGTACACGGCAGGCATCTATCCCTTCAAACGCGAAGGCGAAGATCCCACCCGCATGTTCGCCGGCGAAGGCGGACCAGAGCGCACCAACCGCCGCTTCCATTATGTGAGCCAAACCATGCCGGCCAAACGTCTGTCTACCGCGTTTGACTCCGTGACGCTGTATGGCAACGACCCCGACTATCGTCCGGATATTTATGGCAAGATCGGCAACTCGGGCGTGAGCATTTGTTGCCTGGACGACGCCAAGAAATTGTACAGCGGCTTCAACCTGGCCGATCCCAAAACATCGGTCTCCATGACCATCAACGGTCCTGCCCCGATGTTGTTGGCCTATTTCATGAATGCCGCCATCGATCAGCAATGTGAACTCTACATCCACCAGAACAACCTGGAAGAAGAAGTCAAACTAAAGATCGCCGCCCTCTACAAAGGGCACGAGTCGCAACGGCCGGCCTACCAGGGACCGCTGCCAAAAGGAAACGATGGTTTAGGATTGATGCTCTTGGGGGTTACGGGCGACCAAGTGCTTCCCGCCGAGGTCTATCAAAAAATAAAAGACTACACGCTCAAACAAGTACGCGGCACCGTACAAGCCGATATTCTAAAAGAGGACCAGGCCCAAAACACCTGCATCTTCTCCACCGAGTTTGCGTTGCGCCTGATGGGTGACGTTCAACAATATTTCATCGATCACCAGGTGCGTAACTTTTATTCGGTGTCTATCTCCGGCTATCACATCGCAGAAGCCGGTGCAAATCCCATTACGCAGCTGGCGTTCACGCTGGCCAATGGTTTCACCTACGTGGAGTATTATCTGAGCCGGGGCATGGACATCAATGAGTTTGCGCCCAACCTTTCCTTCTTTTTCAGCAACGGCATCGACCCTGAGTATGCTGTCATCGGCCGCGTGGCCCGGCGCATCTGGGCCAAGGCCCTGAAGAACAAGTATGGCGCCAATGCCCGCGCTCAAATGTTGAAATACCACATCCAAACCTCGGGCCGTTCCCTCCACGCCCAAGAGATCGACTTCAACGACATCCGTACCACGCTGCAAGCGCTGTATGCGATCTATGACAATTGCAATTCGCTTCACACGAATGCGTATGATGAGGCCATCACCACGCCTACCGAAGAATCGGTTCGTCGCGCCATGGCCATCCAATTGATCATCAACAAAGAACTGGGCCTCGCCAAAAATGAGAACCCGATACAAGGATCCTTCGTCATCGAGGAACTCACGGACCTCGTGGAAGAAGCGGTGCTCACCGAATTTGACCGCATCACCGAACGCGGCGGTGTGCTGGGTGCCATGGAAACCATGTATCAGCGCGGCAAGATCCAGGAAGAAAGTTTATACTATGAAACATTGAAACACACGGGAGAATATCCCATCATCGGCGTAAACACCTTCCTCAGCTCAAAAGGATCACCCACCATCATCCCCCGCGAAGTGATCCGCGCCACCTCGGAAGAAAAAGAATATCAAATCAACATGCTTCGCGCCCTGCACGCCCAGCAGAAAGAAGGATCCCGAGCCTTGCATGACGTGCAAGACGCCGCCATCCAAAACAAAAACATCTTCGAAGCCCTCATGGAAGCCGGCAAAACCTGCTCCCTGGGCCAAATCACCAAAGCCCTCTTCGAAGTAGGCGGCCAATACAGAAGAAATATGTAA
- a CDS encoding universal stress protein has protein sequence MQKILVPCDFSDQTYQALTLALDIAHHSGGRIYLLHVVDPPVMHDTLIATSLTFESTLLSDLGEQSEERFAQLTARYGDDKLITQTDFGPPVGVMMNYITDHDIDLVVAGTKGASGLKEFFIGSNAEKIVRNASCPVIAVKKNETLASLRDIVFPNALEDGQEDLLLHVKALQHFLDATLHVVWINTPERFISDDVTQVQLQDFARYHMLKNFSLHVYNDKDEASGVINFTHSIHGGMIAMGTHGRHGIQHMLSGSVAEDVVNHVDCPVWTYTIKRK, from the coding sequence ATGCAAAAAATTCTTGTGCCTTGCGATTTTTCCGATCAGACCTACCAGGCGTTGACCCTGGCGCTTGATATAGCCCATCACTCCGGCGGCCGGATATACCTCTTGCATGTAGTGGACCCGCCGGTGATGCACGACACCCTGATCGCCACCTCGCTGACGTTTGAGAGCACGTTGCTGAGCGACCTGGGCGAACAATCCGAAGAACGCTTTGCTCAACTGACGGCCCGGTACGGCGACGACAAACTCATTACACAAACTGACTTCGGTCCGCCGGTGGGCGTGATGATGAACTACATCACCGATCACGACATCGACCTGGTGGTCGCCGGCACAAAGGGAGCGAGCGGTTTGAAAGAATTTTTTATTGGATCGAATGCGGAGAAGATCGTGCGCAATGCTTCGTGTCCCGTTATTGCCGTGAAGAAAAATGAAACCCTGGCATCCCTTCGCGACATCGTTTTTCCCAACGCCCTGGAAGATGGCCAGGAGGATCTCCTGCTGCATGTGAAAGCCCTCCAGCATTTTCTCGACGCCACCCTTCACGTGGTCTGGATCAACACCCCGGAACGTTTCATCAGCGACGATGTGACACAGGTTCAGCTACAGGACTTTGCCCGTTACCACATGTTGAAAAATTTCTCGCTTCATGTCTATAACGACAAGGACGAAGCTTCGGGCGTGATCAACTTTACACACAGCATTCATGGAGGTATGATCGCCATGGGCACGCACGGACGCCATGGGATCCAGCACATGCTGAGTGGCAGCGTGGCGGAAGATGTGGTGAATCACGTGGATTGTCCGGTGTGGACGTATACCATTAAGCGGAAGTAA